The Nitrososphaera sp. region AACGCGGGCCCGTCGGGATTCGAACCCGAGACAGCCGGATCTCTTTCTTGGAGGATAAAAGTCCGGTACTCTACCTGGCTGAGCTACGGGCCCAAGAGAGTAACGATACGCAATCAAGTGCAGTAATTTAATGTTATGACCCTGCATGCAATTGTCGCCGGCCAATGCCGAAAACTTGTTTGTGGCTGAAGCAATTCAAAACAAGCAGGTTTATCTAGCGAGCCGCATTTTAATGAGTGATTATGGTCGACCTGATTTATGGCCGCGGAATAACAGAACTTGTCCGTGAAATTCCATTTTACACTAGCATTTTCAAAAAGATTGCCTTCTACAGGCTATTTCACACAAAGGCGCCCATGTACGGCTCGGTCGACGTAAACAACATCTGCAACCTCCACTGCACCCACTGCTACTGGTGGCTCAACAGAAAGAACGAGGACGACCTGACAGCCGATGACTGGCGCCGCATCATCCGCGAGGTCTTTAACAAGCAGCACATCTTCGTAACTACGCTGGTCGGAGGCGAGCCCACGCTGAGACCCGACATTATCAAGGTATTCTGTGACGAGATGCCAAGGAGGGTTTGCGTCGTTTCAAACGGCACGTTCCCGCTGCCAAGGTTCGACAACCTTTACTTTTACTGGATTTCCATGGACGGCACCGAAAAAATCCATGACAGCATCCGCGGCGAGGGATCGTATGCCAAGACGCGCAAGAACATCCTCGACTACATTGCCGGCCCGCCTAGGCACGGAAAGGCAGCCTACAAGGACATCTGGATCACCGTAACTATAAACTCGCTCAACTATCCCACTGTCGAAGACCTGGTCGAGGAGTGGCAGGGCAAGGTCAACAAGATAGGCTTCCAGTTCCACACGCCTTTCTTAAAGGGTGACCCTCTCTGGCTGCCATTTGGAAAGACTCGCGATGAAGTGGTTGACAAGATAATCAGCCTGAAGAAAAAATATCCCAACTTTGTGATAAACGCTCCAAAGCAGATATCCCTCATGAAAGGCAACTGGGGGGGAGTTGGAACCACTCCCGTTCAGTGCCCCTCATGGGCTATTCTCTCCATGGATCACATGGGCAGAATAAAACAGCCATGCTGCATCGGAAGCGCCGACAGCAAGGCCATGAAGCCAATATGTGAAGAGTGCGGGCTGGGCTGTTACGCGATCCTAGTCGCCCAGGGAATAATGGGCAACTGAGAGCAAGAGAAAGAGTCGCGATTCCGGCAGAACTAGCTAAGCTGCCACTTGCTGGGGAGTGCCGCTATAGCCTGAATCTCTCGCGTCCACCGGATTATGCGCCCTGACCTCTGTGTCGTTTCCAGCAGTGCTAGCCCGAGCCGCCGAAAGTTTTTCTTTTTGAGTCGCCATCCACTGCTTTAACATCATTCCAAGCAACCTGTCCGAGAGCAGCGGCGCGTTCATCCTGATCTCCGGAACGGTAATCTTGTTAGCCTCAAAAAGAAACATAATGTCCTCGACTGAGACTGAATTTTCCTTCATCATTTTTGCAAGCTCATTTCGCGGCGTGTACAGCAGCTCCATCTTCCTTGGTCGTTCAAGTTCCATAGTCCTGCTACCAAGAGTGCGTTAAAAAGCATGTTGAAAGGACGTTCTACTTGTAGGAACTAGAGAATTCAACATGTACAAGACTTGGTTGGCATCTATTGCAATTACACGATCTCACGAGCAGTAGCTCCTTATCCAACGCGCCACAGAACTTGCCTCTTCCTCTGTGTTAAAGAAGTGCGGTGATGCCCTGATAGCCTTTATGCTTTGATCGCCCGGGCCGATTATCCCGACCTCCCTGTCGGCTAGAACGACTCCGTCGCGTTCGAGCCGCTTGACAACGTCCGTGGAGTCGAGCTCAGGAATAGTAAATGATACGATCGATGTGCGCAGCTTCGGATCCTCCTGCCCGTAAAATTTCACTGAAGGAATGCTGGCAAGCTCATCGCGCAGGGCGCGTGCAACAGCCGCGTTCTTTGCTCTGATGTTCTCGATGTTGAGCCTCAGTACGTACCTCAGGGAGGACTCAAGGCCGGCGGCGCCGGGGTAATTGCGAAATCCTGCCTGAAGTCTGGCTGGCATTTCGGCATATGCGATATTGTTTCCATCAGACAGCATCGCATTTTCGCCTCCTGTCCTGTCTGGCAGCAGGAATTCCGAGGCTTCCTTGCTACAGTACAAGACTCCGATCCCTGACGGCCCCACCAGCCACTTGAAGCCGGGAAAAGCCATGAACTGGCAGCCAATCTTCTTGACATCAATCTCTACAGCGCCCGCGGTCTGCGCCGCATCTATGCAGAACAGACAGTTGTTCTCGCGGGCGACTCTTCCCACCTCTTCCACCGGAATTATCGCACCAGTATTGTAAAGCGCGTGGCTCATGGTGACAAGCCTTGATCCCTTGCAAGCCTTTTCAAATTCCGCCATGTCAAAATATCCTGTCTGCCGGTCGGAGATTTGAAGTTCTTCCAGTACCGCGCCAGACCTTGCCGACGCCGCGACCCATGGGAAATAGTTTGCATGATGCTCGTGCCTTCCCCCTCGCACAACTATCCTGTCGCCCTTTTTCCAGTTCATCCCATTTGCGACCATGTTCAGCCCTTCGGTGGTACTCTGGGTAAAGATTACCTCGCTCTTGTCGCAGTTTATCAGATATGCGACCCTTGTGCGCAGTTCTGAGAGAAGTGAACTGATGTACTCGGAAGTGTCGGCTGAATCGGGCCCGTCAATCGAGCATTTTATCATAAAGTCTGTTGTTGCCTTGATGGTCGAGAGTGGCGTAGGTGCAACCGCCCCATTGTTCATGTAAATAGTCTTTTTAGTCACGGGGAAGTCCGACCTTATCTGATTCTCGTCGACGCCGGAATGAAAATCAGGTCCTGAATTTGCGTTGAAGCCTGTCATCTGTTATATGTCTCCGTGCCGGAATATGCTCTCAAGTGGACTTTCGCGATGTGCTTTCATCAGGCGGCTTAAATACGCTGACTTTTTCCGATCCGGTAGCGAAGGTCCTGTGCACATCCGCGGCTGCAATCCAGTTTGGCCGGACACTCTATTTTGACCTGGACACAATGTTTGCTGCCTACGTCGGCGCCGGCCTTATCGAACCGGGGTCCACGATAAGGGCCGACATTCTGCTCCCTTCAAAGGGCAGGTTCATGGAACTTCTAAAGGCCGGACTGG contains the following coding sequences:
- a CDS encoding aminotransferase class V-fold PLP-dependent enzyme; its protein translation is MTGFNANSGPDFHSGVDENQIRSDFPVTKKTIYMNNGAVAPTPLSTIKATTDFMIKCSIDGPDSADTSEYISSLLSELRTRVAYLINCDKSEVIFTQSTTEGLNMVANGMNWKKGDRIVVRGGRHEHHANYFPWVAASARSGAVLEELQISDRQTGYFDMAEFEKACKGSRLVTMSHALYNTGAIIPVEEVGRVARENNCLFCIDAAQTAGAVEIDVKKIGCQFMAFPGFKWLVGPSGIGVLYCSKEASEFLLPDRTGGENAMLSDGNNIAYAEMPARLQAGFRNYPGAAGLESSLRYVLRLNIENIRAKNAAVARALRDELASIPSVKFYGQEDPKLRTSIVSFTIPELDSTDVVKRLERDGVVLADREVGIIGPGDQSIKAIRASPHFFNTEEEASSVARWIRSYCS
- a CDS encoding radical SAM protein translates to MVDLIYGRGITELVREIPFYTSIFKKIAFYRLFHTKAPMYGSVDVNNICNLHCTHCYWWLNRKNEDDLTADDWRRIIREVFNKQHIFVTTLVGGEPTLRPDIIKVFCDEMPRRVCVVSNGTFPLPRFDNLYFYWISMDGTEKIHDSIRGEGSYAKTRKNILDYIAGPPRHGKAAYKDIWITVTINSLNYPTVEDLVEEWQGKVNKIGFQFHTPFLKGDPLWLPFGKTRDEVVDKIISLKKKYPNFVINAPKQISLMKGNWGGVGTTPVQCPSWAILSMDHMGRIKQPCCIGSADSKAMKPICEECGLGCYAILVAQGIMGN